A region of Haemorhous mexicanus isolate bHaeMex1 chromosome 24, bHaeMex1.pri, whole genome shotgun sequence DNA encodes the following proteins:
- the LOC132337944 gene encoding microtubule-actin cross-linking factor 1, isoforms 6/7-like, whose protein sequence is MPGTQTRPHGSINSGCDPQVSLSNRTSGSATSKERQTSSSSSSSSSSPGASSSSWGSFASLFSSSGCTEAFLLSLLTPVEPELILLSLLTPEESELFLLSLLTPEEPELFLLYLLTPEEPELFLLSFLTPEEPELFLLYLLTPVEPELFLLSLLTPGEPELFLLSLLTPVEPELFLLSLLTPEEPELFLLSLLTPGEPELFLLSLLTPVEPELFLLSLLTPVEPELFLLSLLTPVEPELFLLSLLTPVEPELFLLSLLTPVEPELFLLSLLTPVEPELFLLSLLTPVEPQLFLLYLLTPEEPELFLLSFLTPGEPELFLLSLLTPVEPELFLLSFLTPGEPELFLLSLLTPVEPELFLLSFLTPGEPELFLLSLLTPVEPELFLLSLLTPREGSRRSNGPEKRAKDAKEGPAELVPGKV, encoded by the exons ATGCCCGGCACCCAGACAAGGCCCCACGGATCAATAAACTCAGGTTGTGACCCGCAGGTCAGTTTGTCAAACAGGACATCAGG ctctgccacttCCAAGGAGCGCcaaacctcctcctcctcctcctcctcctcctcctctcccggagccagcagctccagctggggcagctttgcctccctcttctcctcctcaggATGCACAGAAGcgttcctgctctccctcctgacaCCAGTGGAGCCTGAGCTgatcctgctctccctcctgacaCCAGAGGAgtctgagctgttcctgctctccctcctgacaccagaggagcctgagctgttcctgctctatCTCCTGACACCAGAGgagcctgagctgttcctgctctccttcctgacaccagaggagcctgagctgttcctgctctatCTCCTGACACCAGTGgagcctgagctgttcctgctctccctcctgacaccaggggagcctgagctgttcctgctctccctcctgacaCCAGTGgagcctgagctgttcctgctctccctcctgacaccagaggagcctgagctgttcctgctctccctcctgacaccaggggagcctgagctgttcctgctctccctcctgacaCCAGTGgagcctgagctgttcctgctctccctcctgacaCCAGTGgagcctgagctgttcctgctctccctcctgacaCCAGTGgagcctgagctgttcctgctctccctcctgacaCCAGTGgagcctgagctgttcctgctctccctcctgacaCCAGTGgagcctgagctgttcctgctctccctcctgacaCCAGTGgagcctgagctgttcctgctctccctcctgacaCCAGTGGAGcctcagctgttcctgctctatCTCCTGACACCAGAGgagcctgagctgttcctgctctccttcctgacACCAGGGGAGCCTGAactgttcctgctctccctcctgacaCCAGTGgagcctgagctgttcctgctctccttcctgacACCAGGGgagcctgagctgttcctgctctccctcctgacaCCAGTGgagcctgagctgttcctgctctccttcctgacACCAGGGgagcctgagctgttcctgctctccctcctgacaCCAGTGgagcctgagctgttcctgctctccctcctgacaCCA agagaaggctccaggagaTCCAATGGACCAGAGAAGAGAGCCAAGGATGCCAAGGAGGGACCTGCAGAGCTGGTACCAGGCAAAGTCTGA